The Toxorhynchites rutilus septentrionalis strain SRP chromosome 3, ASM2978413v1, whole genome shotgun sequence genome includes a region encoding these proteins:
- the LOC129776052 gene encoding uncharacterized protein LOC129776052 isoform X2 — protein sequence MLPNVRTTFDDCHLRFHKLGTFGFVRPVFGQPARLKEFAHMGAIGWTQPNGNISWKCGGTLIWPNFVLTAAHCVIDSQNQAPDVVRFGDLNIETTEGDEYAQQLKIIDIFRHPQHRFISHYHDIALLKLEQNVTLTDVVSPACLWTDEEVRFKILEATGWGKTGYAENQTPILLKVALKPIENDECSKVYTNETDRKLRLGLQEHQICAVDKKMDTCEGDSGGPLQIKLMHNAKVTPFVVGITSFGTACGVSNPGVYTKIAPYHHWMVKTMQNNGAMVPDDVYNATFCALRFESLREYEDAIIISRSPHFVWVDMNRRHISLVDELPSYIVRLAWNGETNNCYGVIIDEDTVITLAQCVVHNRENVSHIHYLNNITMKVSRIHVHPKYEQGISYNNIAILRLQHFVTAYDFVNQYYGTDGYNFDPACLWQDETPSGKVHVHGSGRRDINRIFDSSDGSIDPSISILSPQVRFQNTSSCIIPKRYLPLLRNGLTNEHICTGQNLFLVPKSCDLVIGAAVYEDEYRPLYPMVYGLNFLGRDCGFGEHSIAIGMAHHAEWMKTILFSNYKESHDTVHFIDTDHQEGDSCHRHDGRAARCVPVSSCSSEWKQFMSNGTIELCATSSLVCCPSNDIAETQQNVIHPLLAGCPTLVKNLNISSPARSLVFIGWLTSEAMEFRCLGTIITKKIILTTASCVEDEIPTVVQISGKSETQKMYEVDALLVHYAFNATDDTNDIAMIRLRDTLVWSSVLFPSCLWTNTTHVPLVLSMISPDDTEDIGHTEMVAMYNSDCQRTHMYDIQDSQLCARKPFKNFTCNAMGDQLLFNSSSRVSYIIGLSTDFDKCKDSYYTVFTRISSFVHWIGMNI from the exons ATGCTTCCCAATGTGCGTACCACATTTGATG ATTGTCATTTGCGGTTTCACAAATTAggtacatttgggtttgtgagaCCAGTGTTCGGACAGCCGGCTCGTCTGAAGGAGTTTGCTCATATGGGAGCTATTGGTTGGACCCAACCAAATGGAAATATTTCATGGAAGTGTGGCGGAACCTTGATTTGGCCCAATTTTGTCCTCACCGCAGCGCATTGTGTTATCGATAGCCA aAACCAAGCTCCAGATGTCGTCAGATTTGGAGATTTGAACATTGAGACTACTGAAGGAGATGAATACGCACAACAGCTAAAAATTATCGACATTTTCAGACATCCACAGCATCGGTTCATTTCCCATTATCACGACATTGCGCTTTTGAAATTGGAACAAAATGTTAC ATTGACGGATGTTGTGTCTCCAGCGTGCCTTTGGACCGATGAAGAAGTCAGATTCAAAATATTGGAAGCCACTGGTTGGGGAAAAACAGGATATG CCGAAAATCAAACACCCATTTTACTAAAGGTAGCCTTGAAACCCATTGAGAACGACGAGTGTAGCAAAGTGTACACAAATGAAACGGATCGTAAGCTACGACTTGGACTTCAAGAGCATCAAATATGTGCCGTCGATAAAAAGATGGATACTTGTGAA GGTGATTCGGGAGGTCCCCTTCAAATCAAGCTAATGCACAACGCCAAAGTAACACCTTTTGTCGTTGGTATAACTTCCTTCGGAACGGCTTGTGGTGTATCCAATCCTGGAGTTTACACTAAGATTGCACCGTATCACCATTGGATGGTAAAAACTATGCAAAACAATGGTGCAATGGTTCCGG ATGATGTTTACAATGCCACATTTTGTGCTCTACGTTTTGAATCCCTTCGTGAGTATGAGGATGCTATTATTATTTCCCGTTCCCCCCATTTTGTTTGGGTGGATATGAATAGAAGACACATATCACTGGTCGATGAGCTGCCATCATATATTGTGCGATTAGCATGGAACGgagaaacaaacaattgttATGGTGTAATCATTGATGAAGACACTGTAATCACTCTTGCACAATGTGTTGTACATAATAG AGAAAACGTCTCTCACATTCATTATTTAAACAACATTACAATGAAGGTATCTAGAATACACGTTCATCCGAAATATGAACAAGGGATTAGCTATAATAACATAGCTATTTTACGATTGCAACATTTTGTCACTGCATATGATTTCGTTAATCAGTACTATGGTACCGATGGATATAACTTCGACCCAGCATGTCTATGGCAAGATGAAACACCGTCGGGGAAAGTTCATGTTCACGGTTCAGGTCGTCGTGACATTAACCGCATATTTGATTCGTCTGATGGTTCCATAG ATCCATCGATATCGATTCTCAGTCCACAAGTTCGTTTTCAAAATACTTCATCTTGTATCATTCCCAAAAGATATCTACCATTACTTCGTAATGGATTAACCAATGAACATATCTGCACAGGGCAAAATTTATTTCTCGTGCCGAAATCTTGCGATCTCGTGATTGGTGCAGCAGTTTATGAAGATGAATATAGACCTTTGTATCCGATGGTGTACGGATTGAACTTTCTGGGCAGAGACTGCGGTTTCGGGGAGCATTCGATAGCGATTGGCATGGCACATCACGCCGAGTGGATGAAGACAATACTGTTTTCGAATTACAAAGAATCCCATGACACAGTACACTTCATCGATACGGATCATCAAGAGGGAGATTCATGTCATAGACATGATGGTCGTGCTGCACGATGCGTTCCAGTTTCGAGCTGTTCAAGCGAATGGAAACAATTTATGTCCAATGGAACAATTGAGTTGTGTGCAACCAGTTCATTGGTTTGCTGTCCTTCCAATGATATCGCGGAAACTCAGCAGAATGTGATCCATCCTCTGCTTGCTGGATGTCCAACTTTGGTGAAGAATCTCAACATATCATCCCCGGCACGATCGCTA GTATTCATTGGATGGCTCACATCAGAAGCAATGGAATTTAGATGTCTTGGTACAATCATAACGAAAAAGATCATTCTTACAACAGCCAGTTGTGTTGAAGATGAAATTCCTACCGTTGTTCAAATCTCAGGAAAATCAGAAACTCAGAAGATGTATGAAGTGGATGCACTGCTTGTACACTATGCCTTCAATGCTACCGATGACACTAACGACATTGCAATGATTCGTTTGCGGGATACTTTGGTATGGAGCTCAGTTCTATTCCCATCCTGTTTATGGACCAATACAACGCATGTTCCGCTGGTGTTGTCAATGATTTCTCCAG ATGATACCGAAGATATAGGACATACCGAGATGGTGGCGATGTACAATTCCGATTGCCAGAGAACTCATATGTATGATATCCAGGATTCTCAGCTTTGTGCCAGGAAACCTTTCAAGAATTTCACATGTAATGCCATGGGTGATCAATTACTATTCAACAGCTCCAGTCGAGTTTCTTATATTATTGGATTATCAACAGATTTTGATAAGTGTAAGGACTCTTACTACACGGTGTTCACTAGAATTTCCAGTTTCGTGCACTGGATTGGAATGAATATATAA
- the LOC129776052 gene encoding uncharacterized protein LOC129776052 isoform X1 has translation MTQYCMVFILILFYSNSTRSQGDEVLMLPNVRTTFDDCHLRFHKLGTFGFVRPVFGQPARLKEFAHMGAIGWTQPNGNISWKCGGTLIWPNFVLTAAHCVIDSQNQAPDVVRFGDLNIETTEGDEYAQQLKIIDIFRHPQHRFISHYHDIALLKLEQNVTLTDVVSPACLWTDEEVRFKILEATGWGKTGYAENQTPILLKVALKPIENDECSKVYTNETDRKLRLGLQEHQICAVDKKMDTCEGDSGGPLQIKLMHNAKVTPFVVGITSFGTACGVSNPGVYTKIAPYHHWMVKTMQNNGAMVPDDVYNATFCALRFESLREYEDAIIISRSPHFVWVDMNRRHISLVDELPSYIVRLAWNGETNNCYGVIIDEDTVITLAQCVVHNRENVSHIHYLNNITMKVSRIHVHPKYEQGISYNNIAILRLQHFVTAYDFVNQYYGTDGYNFDPACLWQDETPSGKVHVHGSGRRDINRIFDSSDGSIDPSISILSPQVRFQNTSSCIIPKRYLPLLRNGLTNEHICTGQNLFLVPKSCDLVIGAAVYEDEYRPLYPMVYGLNFLGRDCGFGEHSIAIGMAHHAEWMKTILFSNYKESHDTVHFIDTDHQEGDSCHRHDGRAARCVPVSSCSSEWKQFMSNGTIELCATSSLVCCPSNDIAETQQNVIHPLLAGCPTLVKNLNISSPARSLVFIGWLTSEAMEFRCLGTIITKKIILTTASCVEDEIPTVVQISGKSETQKMYEVDALLVHYAFNATDDTNDIAMIRLRDTLVWSSVLFPSCLWTNTTHVPLVLSMISPDDTEDIGHTEMVAMYNSDCQRTHMYDIQDSQLCARKPFKNFTCNAMGDQLLFNSSSRVSYIIGLSTDFDKCKDSYYTVFTRISSFVHWIGMNI, from the exons ATGACTCAGTATTGTATGGTTTTTATTCTCATTCTGTTTTATTCAAATAGCA CTCGCAGTCAAGGGGATGAAGTATTGATGCTTCCCAATGTGCGTACCACATTTGATG ATTGTCATTTGCGGTTTCACAAATTAggtacatttgggtttgtgagaCCAGTGTTCGGACAGCCGGCTCGTCTGAAGGAGTTTGCTCATATGGGAGCTATTGGTTGGACCCAACCAAATGGAAATATTTCATGGAAGTGTGGCGGAACCTTGATTTGGCCCAATTTTGTCCTCACCGCAGCGCATTGTGTTATCGATAGCCA aAACCAAGCTCCAGATGTCGTCAGATTTGGAGATTTGAACATTGAGACTACTGAAGGAGATGAATACGCACAACAGCTAAAAATTATCGACATTTTCAGACATCCACAGCATCGGTTCATTTCCCATTATCACGACATTGCGCTTTTGAAATTGGAACAAAATGTTAC ATTGACGGATGTTGTGTCTCCAGCGTGCCTTTGGACCGATGAAGAAGTCAGATTCAAAATATTGGAAGCCACTGGTTGGGGAAAAACAGGATATG CCGAAAATCAAACACCCATTTTACTAAAGGTAGCCTTGAAACCCATTGAGAACGACGAGTGTAGCAAAGTGTACACAAATGAAACGGATCGTAAGCTACGACTTGGACTTCAAGAGCATCAAATATGTGCCGTCGATAAAAAGATGGATACTTGTGAA GGTGATTCGGGAGGTCCCCTTCAAATCAAGCTAATGCACAACGCCAAAGTAACACCTTTTGTCGTTGGTATAACTTCCTTCGGAACGGCTTGTGGTGTATCCAATCCTGGAGTTTACACTAAGATTGCACCGTATCACCATTGGATGGTAAAAACTATGCAAAACAATGGTGCAATGGTTCCGG ATGATGTTTACAATGCCACATTTTGTGCTCTACGTTTTGAATCCCTTCGTGAGTATGAGGATGCTATTATTATTTCCCGTTCCCCCCATTTTGTTTGGGTGGATATGAATAGAAGACACATATCACTGGTCGATGAGCTGCCATCATATATTGTGCGATTAGCATGGAACGgagaaacaaacaattgttATGGTGTAATCATTGATGAAGACACTGTAATCACTCTTGCACAATGTGTTGTACATAATAG AGAAAACGTCTCTCACATTCATTATTTAAACAACATTACAATGAAGGTATCTAGAATACACGTTCATCCGAAATATGAACAAGGGATTAGCTATAATAACATAGCTATTTTACGATTGCAACATTTTGTCACTGCATATGATTTCGTTAATCAGTACTATGGTACCGATGGATATAACTTCGACCCAGCATGTCTATGGCAAGATGAAACACCGTCGGGGAAAGTTCATGTTCACGGTTCAGGTCGTCGTGACATTAACCGCATATTTGATTCGTCTGATGGTTCCATAG ATCCATCGATATCGATTCTCAGTCCACAAGTTCGTTTTCAAAATACTTCATCTTGTATCATTCCCAAAAGATATCTACCATTACTTCGTAATGGATTAACCAATGAACATATCTGCACAGGGCAAAATTTATTTCTCGTGCCGAAATCTTGCGATCTCGTGATTGGTGCAGCAGTTTATGAAGATGAATATAGACCTTTGTATCCGATGGTGTACGGATTGAACTTTCTGGGCAGAGACTGCGGTTTCGGGGAGCATTCGATAGCGATTGGCATGGCACATCACGCCGAGTGGATGAAGACAATACTGTTTTCGAATTACAAAGAATCCCATGACACAGTACACTTCATCGATACGGATCATCAAGAGGGAGATTCATGTCATAGACATGATGGTCGTGCTGCACGATGCGTTCCAGTTTCGAGCTGTTCAAGCGAATGGAAACAATTTATGTCCAATGGAACAATTGAGTTGTGTGCAACCAGTTCATTGGTTTGCTGTCCTTCCAATGATATCGCGGAAACTCAGCAGAATGTGATCCATCCTCTGCTTGCTGGATGTCCAACTTTGGTGAAGAATCTCAACATATCATCCCCGGCACGATCGCTA GTATTCATTGGATGGCTCACATCAGAAGCAATGGAATTTAGATGTCTTGGTACAATCATAACGAAAAAGATCATTCTTACAACAGCCAGTTGTGTTGAAGATGAAATTCCTACCGTTGTTCAAATCTCAGGAAAATCAGAAACTCAGAAGATGTATGAAGTGGATGCACTGCTTGTACACTATGCCTTCAATGCTACCGATGACACTAACGACATTGCAATGATTCGTTTGCGGGATACTTTGGTATGGAGCTCAGTTCTATTCCCATCCTGTTTATGGACCAATACAACGCATGTTCCGCTGGTGTTGTCAATGATTTCTCCAG ATGATACCGAAGATATAGGACATACCGAGATGGTGGCGATGTACAATTCCGATTGCCAGAGAACTCATATGTATGATATCCAGGATTCTCAGCTTTGTGCCAGGAAACCTTTCAAGAATTTCACATGTAATGCCATGGGTGATCAATTACTATTCAACAGCTCCAGTCGAGTTTCTTATATTATTGGATTATCAACAGATTTTGATAAGTGTAAGGACTCTTACTACACGGTGTTCACTAGAATTTCCAGTTTCGTGCACTGGATTGGAATGAATATATAA
- the LOC129779163 gene encoding uncharacterized protein LOC129779163 — translation MKRIVNYGLDLNRIRYVLLMKRWIHGDSGGPLQIKLMHNARVTPFVVAVTSFGLVCGLSSPGVYTRVAPYHDWIVETMQNNGAMAPNDVYNATFCALRFVYLRNFENSIKAPLSLTPNYVSFNSEDRYMFLQNNLHIVQLEWNGETNDCYGVIIDEDTVLTLAQCVTHNRYLAHVHPKYEQESGYNNIAILRLQHFVDVNNIDPACLSQDEIPSREVRAHGSGRRDINKLVKHDDNLMDPSISFLTPRVHFQNASSCIIPKRYQPLLRNGGNDFAMVAMGKISYIPRAEILRSRNWCSSS, via the exons ATGAAACGGATCGTAAACTACGGCTTGGACTTAAACCGCATCAGATATGTGCTGTTGATGAAAAGATGGATACAT GGAGATTCAGGAGGGCCTCTACAAATCAAGCTAATGCATAACGCCAGAGTAACACCTTTCGTCGTAGCTGTAACTTCCTTCGGTTTGGTTTGTGGCTTATCCTCCCCAGGAGTTTACACTAGGGTTGCACCGTATCACGATTGGATAGTAGAAACTATGCAAAACAATGGCGCAATGGCTCCGA ATGATGTTTACAATGCCACATTTTGTGCTCTGCGTTTTGTATACCTTCGGAATTTCGAAAATTCTATTAAGGCTCCTTTATCCCTTACCCCAAATTATGTTAGCTTTAATTCTGAAGATAGATATATGTTCTTGCAAAATAACCTACATATTGTTCAATTAGAATGGAATGGAGAAACAAACGATTGTTATGGTGTAATCATTGATGAAGACACTGTATTGACTCTCGCGCAGTGTGTTACACATAATAG GTATCTAGCACACGTTCATCCAAAGTATGAACAAGAGAGTGGTTATAATAACATAGCTATTTTACGATTGCAACACTTTGTCGATGTCAATAACATCGACCCGGCTTGTCTATCGCAAGATGAAATACCTTCTAGGGAAGTTAGAGCTCACGGCTCAGGACGTCGTGATATTAACAAATTAGTAAAACATGATGATAATCTTATGG atccCTCAATATCGTTCCTCACTCCACGAGTTCATTTCCAAAACGCTTCATCTTGCATCATCCCTAAACGGTATCAACCATTACTTCGCAATGGCGGCAATGACTTCGCAATGGTCGCAATGGGCAAAATATCATATATTCCTCGTGCCGAAATCTTGCGATCTCGTAACTGGTGCAGCAGTTCATGA